One genomic segment of Arcobacter porcinus includes these proteins:
- the istB gene encoding IS21-like element helper ATPase IstB yields the protein MLVHESINEYCLKFKLPGILKHYQNLANSASEDKISYSEYLYRLLEFENDGRLQRSRQMALKLAGIPKIKTIDSFDYKSSSVDKTLINEILTLRFIDECKNILLFGPSGVGKTHLATAIAYAATQQRIKTKFITASDLIIQLESAQAQNRLDSYFKRVIGVSKLLVIDEFGYVKFNEIQANLFFQIVNKKYELGSIIITSNLSFTKWKEVLNNDEALTTAILDRLIHHSHLINVTGESYRLKQKREAGLLDISNK from the coding sequence ATGTTGGTGCATGAATCTATAAATGAGTACTGTTTAAAATTTAAACTACCTGGAATATTAAAACATTATCAAAACTTAGCCAATAGCGCCTCAGAAGATAAAATATCATATAGTGAGTACCTCTATAGGCTCTTAGAGTTTGAAAATGATGGAAGATTGCAAAGAAGCAGACAAATGGCTTTAAAATTGGCAGGAATTCCAAAAATAAAAACTATTGATAGCTTTGATTATAAATCTTCTTCAGTTGATAAAACATTAATTAATGAAATTCTAACCCTAAGATTTATAGATGAGTGTAAAAATATTTTACTCTTTGGTCCAAGTGGAGTTGGAAAAACTCATCTTGCAACTGCAATTGCATATGCAGCAACACAACAAAGAATAAAAACTAAATTTATAACAGCAAGTGATTTAATAATTCAACTTGAAAGTGCTCAAGCTCAAAATAGACTTGATAGCTACTTTAAAAGAGTAATTGGTGTCTCAAAATTACTTGTAATAGATGAGTTTGGATATGTAAAATTCAATGAAATTCAAGCTAATCTATTTTTCCAAATAGTTAATAAAAAATATGAACTTGGTTCAATAATTATTACATCAAATTTATCTTTTACAAAATGGAAGGAGGTATTAAATAATGATGAAGCATTAACAACTGCAATTTTAGATAGATTAATCCATCATTCTCATTTAATAAATGTTACTGGTGAAAGCTATAGATTAAAGCAAAAAAGAGAAGCTGGCTTGTTAGATATTTCTAATAAATAG
- a CDS encoding IS256 family transposase: MDATVLKIRVDRVVKNIAAYIMLGITLEGKKEILGIWIGENETSKYWLTLLNELKNRGVEDILIFAIDGLNGFNQAIQAVYPKAEIQRCIVHQIRSSLKFVSWKDRKAVAKDLKTVYGAKTEEDAQIALTEFNDIWGSKYPHIAQSWINNWNELATFFKYPKSIQTLIYTTNPIESLNSNIKRKTNSKGSFPTIDSAFKMLYMSTQEVQAKWERTSIRNWSEIYPQLCIFFSEIMEKYTK, from the coding sequence ATGGATGCAACTGTTTTAAAGATTAGAGTAGATCGAGTTGTAAAAAATATTGCAGCTTATATAATGCTAGGTATTACTCTTGAAGGTAAAAAAGAGATACTTGGAATTTGGATTGGTGAAAATGAAACTTCTAAATATTGGTTAACACTATTAAATGAACTAAAAAATAGAGGTGTAGAAGATATACTAATATTTGCGATAGATGGTTTAAATGGATTTAATCAAGCAATACAAGCTGTTTATCCTAAGGCTGAAATACAAAGATGTATAGTTCATCAGATTAGAAGCTCTCTAAAATTTGTATCATGGAAAGATAGAAAGGCTGTTGCCAAAGATCTAAAAACTGTATATGGTGCAAAAACAGAAGAAGATGCACAAATAGCTCTTACAGAATTTAATGATATTTGGGGTTCTAAATATCCTCATATTGCACAATCTTGGATAAATAACTGGAATGAATTAGCTACTTTCTTTAAATACCCAAAATCTATTCAAACACTAATTTATACAACAAATCCAATAGAATCACTAAATTCTAATATAAAAAGAAAAACAAACTCTAAAGGATCATTTCCAACAATAGATTCAGCTTTTAAAATGTTATATATGTCAACACAGGAGGTTCAAGCAAAATGGGAAAGAACTAGTATTAGAAACTGGAGTGAGATTTATCCTCAACTTTGTATATTTTTCAGTGAAATTATGGAAAAATACACAAAGTAA
- the trpS gene encoding tryptophan--tRNA ligase, with translation MRIFSGIQPSGTIHIGNYFGMIKKMIESQNEGELFAFLASYHALTSVKSKELLEKNSYEAAINFLALGMDPEKSTFWIQHDVKEVLELYWILSNHTSMGLLERAHSYKDKTARGIQANHGLFSYPVLMAADILLFDSNIIPVGKDQIQHVEMTRDIANSFNHAYSKEIFVLPVARVDEIVATVPGTDGAKMSKSYNNTIDMFTSLKDRKKQVMGIVTDSKELNEVKEWENCNIYSISKLFMNENELANLRQRYETPGEGYGHFKMTLLEKINEYFAPYEEKREYYLNNKKEVREILEFGASKARKIASAKMEIVKDCVGLI, from the coding sequence TTGAGAATTTTTTCAGGTATTCAACCATCAGGAACTATACATATAGGAAACTACTTTGGTATGATAAAAAAAATGATAGAGTCACAAAATGAAGGTGAACTTTTTGCATTTTTAGCTTCATATCATGCTTTAACATCAGTAAAAAGTAAAGAGCTTTTAGAGAAGAACTCTTACGAAGCAGCGATAAACTTTTTAGCTTTAGGAATGGATCCAGAAAAATCAACATTTTGGATTCAACACGATGTAAAAGAGGTTCTTGAACTATACTGGATACTTTCAAATCATACTTCTATGGGTTTACTAGAAAGAGCTCACTCATATAAAGATAAAACTGCTAGAGGAATTCAAGCAAATCATGGACTATTTTCATATCCTGTTTTAATGGCAGCAGATATTTTACTTTTTGATTCTAATATTATTCCTGTTGGAAAAGACCAAATTCAACATGTTGAGATGACAAGAGATATTGCAAACTCTTTTAATCACGCTTATTCTAAAGAGATTTTTGTATTACCAGTTGCAAGAGTTGATGAAATAGTTGCAACAGTTCCTGGAACTGATGGAGCAAAAATGTCAAAATCTTACAACAATACAATTGATATGTTTACATCTTTAAAAGATAGAAAAAAACAAGTTATGGGAATTGTTACTGATTCAAAAGAGTTAAATGAAGTAAAAGAGTGGGAAAATTGCAATATATACTCTATTTCAAAACTATTTATGAATGAAAATGAGTTAGCAAACTTAAGACAAAGATATGAAACTCCTGGAGAAGGTTATGGTCATTTTAAAATGACTTTACTTGAAAAAATAAATGAATATTTTGCACCTTATGAAGAGAAAAGAGAGTATTACTTAAACAATAAAAAAGAGGTTAGAGAGATTCTTGAATTTGGAGCTTCAAAAGCAAGAAAAATTGCAAGTGCAAAAATGGAAATAGTAAAAGATTGTGTAGGGCTAATTTAA
- a CDS encoding manganese efflux pump MntP family protein — protein MLEVLILAFALSMDAFAVAIGIGIKNRLNLKIIALKVALFFGFFQALMPFIGYLGNIGLKDYIQNYDKIIAFILLLLIGLKMIYEAFKNDEDEKDFNLTNKVLLTLAIATSLDAMAAGYSLHLFNINIYLSLFIIGFTTFIISYIGVYLGSRGGEKYDQKAEILGGVILVLIGFKILLF, from the coding sequence ATGTTAGAAGTTTTGATATTAGCATTTGCATTAAGTATGGATGCATTTGCAGTTGCTATTGGAATAGGTATAAAAAATAGATTAAATTTAAAAATAATTGCTTTAAAAGTAGCTCTATTTTTTGGTTTTTTTCAAGCTTTAATGCCTTTTATTGGTTATTTAGGAAACATTGGTTTAAAAGATTATATTCAAAATTATGACAAAATAATTGCATTTATTTTACTTCTTTTAATTGGTTTAAAGATGATTTATGAAGCTTTTAAAAATGATGAAGATGAAAAAGATTTTAATCTTACAAACAAAGTATTATTAACTTTAGCTATTGCAACAAGTTTAGATGCTATGGCTGCTGGATATAGTTTACATCTATTTAATATAAATATTTATTTATCTCTATTTATTATTGGATTTACAACTTTTATAATATCTTATATTGGTGTTTATCTTGGAAGTCGTGGTGGAGAAAAGTATGATCAAAAAGCTGAAATATTAGGTGGAGTTATTCTTGTATTAATTGGATTTAAAATTTTACTTTTTTAA
- a CDS encoding transposase: MNILNKEELRRQIREGKEISLDGILEEFKSLLRESLQAASEEELTSHLGYEKHQESENTNYRNGHNKKSLKTKYGQIDVAIPRDREGTFEPKLVPKRERILKGSEELILSLYAKGMSVADISTHLDDLYGYQLSEQTISNITEAIMDKAKDGSHKIIFYGCKSGKIVLLKQFIQ; this comes from the coding sequence ATGAATATTTTAAATAAAGAAGAACTACGAAGACAAATAAGAGAAGGGAAAGAGATATCATTAGATGGTATTTTAGAAGAATTTAAATCCCTTCTTAGAGAGTCACTACAAGCAGCAAGTGAAGAAGAGCTTACTTCACACCTAGGTTATGAGAAACATCAAGAATCAGAAAATACAAACTATAGAAATGGACACAATAAAAAGAGTTTAAAAACTAAGTATGGACAAATAGATGTAGCAATACCAAGAGATAGAGAAGGAACATTTGAACCAAAATTAGTTCCAAAAAGAGAGAGGATTTTAAAAGGTAGTGAAGAGTTAATACTTTCACTTTATGCAAAAGGTATGAGTGTAGCTGATATAAGTACTCACCTTGATGATTTGTATGGCTATCAACTCTCAGAGCAAACAATTTCAAATATTACTGAAGCTATTATGGATAAAGCAAAAGATGGGTCCCATAAAATTATATTTTATGGGTGTAAAAGTGGCAAAATCGTCCTCTTGAAGCAATTTATCCAATAG
- a CDS encoding DUF350 domain-containing protein, whose translation MEISLFLSFLGFFFTAILFVVVFLYLYTIVTPYDDYQLIFKENNIAAALGFGGAIIGVSIPLFSALENSVSYIDFAIWGAVAIFIQLAFAFIVTRIGGKYSFNEKISEGVVPVGILMAFLSISIGLLNAGSMSY comes from the coding sequence ATGGAAATTAGTCTATTTTTAAGTTTTTTAGGATTTTTCTTCACAGCTATTTTATTTGTAGTTGTATTTTTATATTTATATACAATTGTAACTCCTTATGATGATTATCAATTAATATTCAAAGAGAATAATATTGCAGCTGCTTTAGGTTTTGGAGGAGCGATTATTGGTGTTTCTATACCACTTTTTTCTGCTTTAGAAAATTCTGTTTCATATATTGATTTTGCTATTTGGGGTGCGGTTGCAATTTTTATTCAACTTGCTTTTGCATTTATAGTAACAAGAATTGGTGGAAAATACTCTTTTAATGAGAAGATTTCAGAAGGTGTTGTTCCTGTTGGAATTTTAATGGCATTTTTATCAATCTCAATTGGTTTATTAAATGCTGGATCAATGAGTTATTAA
- a CDS encoding response regulator transcription factor: protein MKIFLLEDDFSLNESIKDMLESEGFSVDSFYDGNIAYQNISSEYTLYILDIFVPNLNGIELMDKIKKENKLATVFIMSANIDISMIEEAYKKGCDDYLKKPFNIQELLFKLKKYQDKQDNFMLSEGVYFNIIQNKLICNDEELELTKREKLFINLLISNKGNNVSYDLIEEYVYEGEFKTIDAIRSLVKRVRKKLPTNIIITNLDEGYYIK from the coding sequence ATGAAAATATTTCTATTAGAAGATGATTTTTCTTTAAATGAGTCAATAAAAGATATGCTTGAGAGTGAAGGATTTAGTGTAGATAGTTTTTATGATGGGAATATAGCTTATCAAAATATAAGTAGTGAATATACATTATATATCTTAGATATATTTGTTCCAAATTTAAATGGAATAGAACTTATGGATAAGATCAAAAAAGAGAATAAATTAGCAACTGTATTTATAATGAGTGCAAATATTGATATAAGTATGATTGAAGAGGCTTATAAAAAAGGTTGTGATGATTATCTTAAAAAACCTTTTAATATACAAGAGTTACTATTTAAATTAAAAAAGTATCAAGATAAGCAAGATAATTTTATGTTAAGTGAAGGTGTATATTTTAATATTATTCAAAATAAACTTATATGCAATGATGAAGAGCTTGAATTAACAAAGAGAGAAAAGCTTTTTATAAATCTATTAATTTCTAATAAGGGAAATAATGTAAGTTATGATTTGATTGAAGAGTATGTCTATGAAGGTGAATTTAAAACAATTGATGCAATAAGAAGTTTAGTAAAAAGAGTTAGAAAAAAACTACCAACTAATATAATTATTACAAATTTAGATGAAGGATATTATATCAAATAG
- a CDS encoding c-type cytochrome, which yields MKNIKILILALITASSLFANENIKEGKQLFDKWCLSCHGVDMPATKALAIVYKGTGISPVIEQRDELNKEFVKYVVRYGRFSMPFFRKVEINDKELENLTEYLYSKK from the coding sequence ATGAAAAATATAAAAATATTAATTTTAGCTCTTATTACAGCTAGCTCTTTATTTGCAAATGAAAACATAAAAGAGGGAAAACAACTATTTGATAAGTGGTGTCTCTCTTGTCATGGTGTTGATATGCCAGCTACAAAAGCTTTAGCTATTGTTTATAAAGGAACTGGAATATCTCCTGTTATTGAACAAAGAGATGAATTAAACAAAGAGTTTGTAAAATATGTTGTAAGATATGGAAGATTTAGTATGCCATTTTTTAGAAAAGTTGAAATAAATGATAAAGAACTTGAAAATTTAACAGAATATTTATATTCGAAAAAGTAA
- the istA gene encoding IS21 family transposase yields MIRSGKKPIYGFVMVLGYSRMAFVYFTDNMRQTTWQECHIKAFEYFGGVPETLLYDNLKSVVIQRDKYGKNQHGFNNDFLEFAKDNFIPKLCKVYRAKTKGKVERFNHYLKNNFYIPLKASLKGSQITIDIILLNSKIFTWLEYANSRVHDTTKKKPIDMFKDEKPLLQPFYSSVKEIKDNKETKIINSSIDLSKLNMDIKYHTTISDYEKVLGVSYVGA; encoded by the coding sequence ATAATTAGAAGTGGTAAGAAACCAATATATGGCTTTGTAATGGTTTTAGGATATAGTAGAATGGCATTTGTCTATTTTACAGATAATATGAGACAAACTACTTGGCAAGAGTGCCATATAAAAGCCTTTGAATACTTTGGTGGAGTTCCAGAGACTTTACTTTATGATAATTTAAAAAGTGTTGTTATACAAAGAGATAAATATGGTAAAAATCAACATGGCTTTAATAATGATTTTTTAGAGTTTGCAAAAGATAATTTCATTCCAAAATTGTGTAAAGTATATAGAGCAAAAACTAAAGGAAAAGTAGAAAGATTTAATCACTATCTAAAAAACAATTTCTATATACCTTTAAAAGCTTCACTTAAAGGAAGCCAAATAACAATAGATATTATCTTATTAAACTCAAAAATATTTACCTGGTTAGAGTATGCAAACTCAAGAGTCCATGATACTACAAAGAAAAAACCAATTGATATGTTTAAAGATGAAAAGCCATTACTTCAACCTTTTTATTCAAGTGTAAAAGAGATAAAAGATAATAAAGAAACTAAAATAATAAATAGTTCTATAGATTTATCAAAACTAAATATGGATATAAAATATCATACAACTATTTCAGATTATGAAAAAGTATTAGGAGTATCTTATGTTGGTGCATGA
- a CDS encoding IS3 family transposase: MKDDTDIIDVLNKLVDKHPRNGFFLIYHRIRKLGYKWNHKRVYRVYKVLGLNIKRRTKKRIPARIKQPLQYLSAPNEQWAMDFMSDTLYGGRRYRILNIMDEFNRELIEFEVSNSLPSNKVIQALQRAIDFRGKPKSIRVDNGPEFISHKLEAYCYIHNIELKFIQPGKPMQNSRVERFNGSMRREFFNAYIFSSLDEVRDMAKEWIDDYNYNRPHTILNKLSPVEYLEQYNLNANYSDLSCPN; this comes from the coding sequence ATAAAAGATGATACAGATATTATTGATGTTTTAAATAAACTTGTAGATAAACATCCTAGAAATGGTTTCTTTTTAATATATCATAGGATTAGGAAACTGGGATATAAATGGAATCATAAAAGAGTTTATAGGGTATATAAAGTTCTTGGCTTAAATATAAAAAGAAGAACTAAAAAAAGGATACCTGCAAGAATAAAACAGCCATTGCAATATCTATCAGCTCCAAATGAACAATGGGCAATGGATTTTATGTCTGATACACTTTATGGTGGCAGAAGATATAGAATATTAAATATTATGGATGAATTTAATAGAGAGCTTATAGAGTTTGAAGTTTCAAATTCATTACCATCAAATAAAGTAATACAAGCTTTACAAAGAGCAATTGATTTTAGAGGTAAACCCAAATCTATTAGAGTTGATAATGGTCCAGAGTTTATATCTCATAAACTTGAAGCATATTGTTATATTCACAATATTGAACTAAAATTCATTCAACCTGGTAAGCCTATGCAAAACTCAAGAGTAGAAAGATTTAACGGATCAATGAGAAGAGAGTTTTTTAATGCTTATATTTTTAGTTCATTAGATGAAGTTAGAGATATGGCCAAAGAGTGGATTGATGATTATAATTATAATAGACCACATACTATTTTAAATAAATTAAGTCCAGTTGAATATTTAGAACAGTACAATTTGAATGCAAATTATTCTGATTTAAGCTGTCCTAATTAA
- a CDS encoding sensor histidine kinase: MKLPKSSTMLFFNILIFLNIIIAGYIIIYENLKLNNEKNQEILFFQIKEKSSSLLTKILQKYHNKKYFIKNKHKEALKLYRDGEDIDDIKTFLDSNNKENFEIYILNEDFEIVDSSNFSDIGFSLNLLKKQFLKYLENSDIGVTIPEFSHEHLKFISYSISKLDDNRYFKMSYNYKGLSEDLKEIQDLIKSEKTIKTSIAYIKSGDYIGNFAFKSIPSYKQTIKELEGRLKKSDEISTLLGDKTFITFHKEEEGIQYHVYNSIQTSAIYNDANILYCIVFDDNSFFRNVLYLKAVSFLAFIIGASAISLTYNLRNTELLLNYKDKFIAHSIHEINTPLSIITINTQLREKLYGSDKYSLKINGALRTLENSYEDMTFLHTKDKIEYELVDNNLLKALESRVKYFDTIAQSQNRSIEIIADNTLFLKMGKIELNRLIDNNISNAIKYSLMGSTIKVYLKGNVLEFHSVGQKIENPKNIFIKYKREDKTTGGHGLGLAIVSDICKKYDFRIEVESREVNIFRYILGEDTLKDEE, from the coding sequence ATGAAACTACCAAAATCATCGACGATGCTATTTTTTAATATTTTAATATTTTTAAATATTATAATTGCTGGATATATAATAATCTATGAAAACTTGAAACTTAATAATGAAAAGAATCAAGAGATTCTTTTTTTTCAAATTAAAGAAAAAAGTTCAAGTTTACTTACAAAAATTTTACAAAAATATCATAATAAAAAATATTTTATAAAGAATAAACATAAAGAAGCTCTAAAATTATATAGAGATGGTGAAGATATTGATGATATAAAAACTTTTCTTGATTCAAATAATAAAGAGAATTTTGAAATATATATATTAAATGAAGATTTTGAGATAGTTGATAGTTCAAATTTTAGTGATATAGGATTTAGCTTAAATCTATTAAAAAAACAGTTTTTAAAATATTTAGAAAATAGTGATATTGGAGTAACTATTCCAGAATTTTCGCATGAACATTTAAAGTTCATAAGTTATTCTATTTCAAAATTAGATGATAATAGATATTTTAAAATGAGTTATAACTATAAAGGCTTGTCTGAGGATTTAAAAGAAATACAAGATTTAATAAAAAGTGAAAAAACTATTAAAACATCTATTGCATATATAAAATCAGGTGACTATATAGGAAACTTCGCTTTTAAATCTATACCTTCATATAAGCAAACTATAAAAGAGTTAGAAGGAAGATTAAAAAAGAGTGATGAAATATCTACACTTTTAGGAGATAAAACATTTATAACATTTCATAAGGAAGAAGAGGGAATACAATATCATGTCTATAACTCTATACAAACAAGTGCTATATATAATGATGCAAATATTTTGTACTGTATAGTTTTTGATGATAATAGTTTTTTTAGAAATGTTTTATATCTAAAAGCAGTATCTTTTTTAGCATTTATAATTGGTGCAAGTGCAATATCATTGACATATAATTTAAGAAATACAGAACTATTATTAAATTATAAAGATAAGTTTATAGCTCACTCTATACATGAGATAAATACTCCTTTGTCTATTATTACAATTAATACTCAACTAAGAGAGAAACTTTATGGAAGTGATAAATACTCTTTAAAAATAAATGGAGCTTTAAGAACTTTGGAAAACTCTTATGAAGATATGACTTTTTTACATACTAAAGATAAAATAGAGTATGAGTTAGTTGATAATAATCTTTTAAAAGCATTAGAAAGTAGAGTTAAGTATTTTGATACTATTGCTCAAAGTCAAAATAGAAGTATTGAAATTATTGCAGATAATACGCTTTTCCTTAAGATGGGAAAAATTGAGTTAAATAGATTAATTGATAATAATATATCAAATGCAATAAAATATTCTCTTATGGGAAGTACAATAAAAGTATATTTAAAAGGGAATGTTTTAGAGTTTCATTCAGTAGGGCAAAAAATAGAAAATCCTAAAAATATATTTATAAAATATAAAAGAGAAGATAAAACAACAGGTGGACACGGATTAGGACTTGCTATTGTAAGTGATATTTGTAAAAAATATGATTTTAGAATTGAAGTTGAAAGTAGAGAGGTTAATATATTTAGATATATCTTAGGAGAAGATACACTAAAGGATGAAGAATGA
- a CDS encoding TonB-dependent receptor domain-containing protein: protein MKINTKAKIFLYSLLLPHLLFSETTKLEEVKIEEKSISSNSINIDLDKVEQNQANSFKEIFDNNSSIEIGGGAINVQRVYLRGLESSNFNISLDGAKQGKNMFQHRSNELGINPDLLKVVDIKTSGDASKSGALGGSIEMSTKDAQDFIKANKSAGIIFKTGYNTNANQKYGNTTAYSVFENNLGAYISISGLNSEDYKDANKNKELGSAYKDRDYLFKISLLNSNNHDLRLSINQNENSGNTRWRGTEYRPKPEELEKIVSTTTNYSLNHTYNPNNLVNLNTNLNLTDISLERKNAKNKDGKRDYENRNIGLKVQNHFDFDISSTTNRVSIGADYQKEHGKGSFYKDDLKPADRKRTKYSDLDSENRALFFQNRTTIGSLGFDYGLRYDYYTFETGLGKQSDDTFSPNIGLDYEATQNSLIYANYGKASRMSSIIPFTWALNTKIGSTYSKDLKAEKSNRYELGYKYSKKDTFLSDDYLSFNANVFQTNIKDLIVSKDTNCSSGKCGSGEGGWTLQDIYNRDDEFKSKGFELKLIYNYDIFSTSFAYTQIDTNNSASDVNNNSDINEDQNIRRVGGYDSKKFVFNGGVEIIENLNINYILNAVAKTDVLDSNNNEIRRAGYTTHDINLEYKLKDWTLFFAVNNLTNKQYAKATTISTKNQADVYRYEMGRDYRFALKYEF, encoded by the coding sequence ATGAAAATAAATACTAAAGCCAAGATATTTCTTTATTCTTTGCTATTACCTCATCTTCTATTTTCAGAAACAACAAAATTAGAAGAGGTAAAGATAGAGGAGAAAAGTATAAGCTCAAATTCAATAAATATTGATTTAGATAAAGTTGAACAAAATCAAGCAAACTCATTTAAAGAGATTTTTGATAACAATTCTTCAATTGAGATTGGTGGTGGAGCTATAAATGTACAAAGAGTCTATTTAAGAGGTTTAGAGAGTTCAAATTTTAATATTTCACTAGATGGTGCAAAACAAGGGAAAAATATGTTTCAGCATAGAAGTAATGAACTTGGAATTAATCCAGATTTATTAAAAGTTGTAGATATAAAAACATCTGGTGATGCTTCAAAAAGTGGAGCTCTTGGTGGAAGTATAGAAATGAGTACAAAAGATGCACAAGACTTTATTAAAGCTAATAAAAGTGCTGGAATTATTTTCAAAACTGGATACAACACAAATGCAAATCAAAAATATGGAAATACAACTGCTTATTCAGTTTTTGAAAATAATTTAGGAGCTTATATTAGTATAAGTGGTTTAAATAGTGAAGATTATAAAGATGCCAATAAAAATAAAGAGTTAGGAAGTGCATATAAAGATAGAGATTATCTATTTAAAATAAGTTTACTAAATTCAAATAATCATGATTTAAGATTATCAATAAACCAAAATGAAAATAGTGGAAATACAAGATGGAGAGGAACTGAATATAGACCAAAACCTGAAGAGCTTGAAAAAATAGTATCAACTACTACAAACTACTCTTTAAATCATACTTATAATCCAAACAATTTAGTAAATTTAAATACAAATTTAAATTTAACTGATATATCTTTAGAAAGAAAAAATGCTAAAAATAAAGATGGTAAAAGAGATTATGAAAATAGAAATATTGGATTAAAAGTACAAAATCACTTTGATTTTGATATATCTTCAACAACAAATAGAGTATCTATTGGAGCTGATTATCAAAAAGAGCATGGGAAAGGTAGTTTTTATAAAGATGATTTAAAACCTGCTGATAGAAAAAGAACAAAATATTCTGATTTAGATTCAGAAAATAGAGCTTTGTTTTTTCAAAATAGAACTACAATTGGCTCTTTAGGCTTTGATTATGGTTTAAGATATGACTACTATACTTTTGAAACTGGACTTGGGAAACAAAGTGATGATACATTTTCTCCAAATATTGGTCTTGATTATGAAGCTACACAAAACTCTTTGATTTATGCAAACTATGGAAAAGCTAGTAGAATGAGTAGTATAATTCCATTTACATGGGCACTAAACACAAAAATTGGTTCAACTTACTCAAAAGATTTAAAAGCTGAAAAATCAAATAGATATGAACTTGGTTATAAATATAGTAAAAAAGATACTTTTTTAAGTGATGATTATCTATCTTTTAATGCAAATGTTTTTCAAACAAATATTAAAGATTTAATTGTATCTAAAGATACAAATTGTTCATCTGGAAAATGTGGAAGCGGTGAAGGTGGATGGACTTTACAAGATATTTACAATAGAGATGATGAGTTTAAATCAAAAGGTTTTGAGCTGAAACTTATATACAACTACGATATTTTTTCAACATCTTTTGCTTATACACAAATTGATACTAATAATAGTGCAAGTGATGTTAATAACAATTCAGATATAAATGAAGATCAAAATATAAGAAGAGTTGGTGGATACGATAGCAAAAAATTTGTTTTTAATGGTGGAGTTGAAATAATAGAGAATTTAAATATTAACTATATTTTAAATGCAGTTGCCAAAACTGATGTTTTAGATAGCAATAATAATGAGATAAGAAGAGCTGGTTATACAACTCATGATATAAATTTAGAGTATAAATTAAAAGATTGGACTCTATTTTTTGCTGTTAATAACTTAACAAATAAACAATACGCAAAAGCGACAACAATATCTACAAAAAATCAAGCAGATGTTTATAGATATGAGATGGGAAGAGATTATAGATTTGCTCTTAAATATGAGTTTTAA